A genomic window from Sulfurimonas hongkongensis includes:
- a CDS encoding ammonium transporter: MESFTDIKYILDSFLMLFGGILVMWMAAGFAMLEAGLTRSKNTATILTKNVALYALSCIMFYFIGYNLMYGEGSSFMGGGFALSGFTSEGLGHSVMADFFFQVVFVATASSVISGTLAERMKLWPFLIFVVILSSVIYPIQGHWSWGGTSLGGLIEGFSDFAGSTIVHSVGGWAALAGVIILGARKGKYDKEGHVRPIPGSNMPLATIGTLILWMGWFGFNGASQLTMGSSNDIDVIATIMASTNMAAAVGAIAAVALTQLLYKKVDLTMVLNGALAGLVSVTAAPNTGMGYATTVGAVGATLAVFAVPFFDKLKLDDPVGALSVHLVAGIWGTLAVGIFGNGKFMPQLIGVLVIGAFVFTTSFFVWKVLDMLLGLRVGEQEETEGLDIHELGLEAYPEFKRH; the protein is encoded by the coding sequence ATGGAAAGTTTCACAGATATTAAGTATATTTTAGACAGTTTTTTAATGTTGTTTGGTGGCATATTAGTTATGTGGATGGCAGCAGGGTTTGCTATGCTTGAAGCTGGACTAACAAGAAGTAAAAATACAGCGACTATTTTGACAAAAAATGTAGCCTTATATGCTTTGAGCTGTATTATGTTTTATTTTATAGGTTATAACCTAATGTATGGCGAGGGAAGCTCATTCATGGGTGGAGGCTTTGCCCTTAGTGGTTTTACAAGTGAAGGTTTAGGTCATTCTGTAATGGCAGATTTTTTCTTTCAAGTTGTCTTTGTTGCAACTGCTTCATCTGTAATTTCAGGGACGTTAGCTGAGAGAATGAAACTATGGCCATTTTTGATATTTGTAGTTATATTATCATCTGTGATTTATCCTATTCAAGGTCACTGGAGTTGGGGTGGCACATCTTTGGGAGGTCTAATAGAAGGTTTTTCTGACTTCGCTGGTTCTACAATAGTTCACTCAGTAGGTGGATGGGCGGCACTAGCTGGTGTAATAATCCTTGGAGCAAGAAAAGGTAAGTATGACAAAGAGGGTCATGTTAGACCAATTCCTGGATCAAATATGCCACTTGCAACTATAGGTACACTAATACTTTGGATGGGATGGTTTGGTTTTAATGGGGCTTCTCAACTGACCATGGGTTCAAGCAATGATATAGATGTAATCGCTACGATAATGGCTTCTACAAATATGGCTGCAGCTGTAGGAGCTATAGCAGCAGTAGCACTTACTCAGCTTTTATACAAAAAAGTTGATTTGACAATGGTTTTAAATGGTGCATTGGCTGGTCTTGTTTCTGTCACAGCAGCTCCTAATACTGGTATGGGGTATGCAACAACAGTTGGAGCAGTTGGTGCAACTTTAGCAGTATTTGCAGTACCTTTTTTTGATAAGCTAAAACTTGATGACCCAGTTGGTGCGCTTTCAGTTCACTTAGTAGCAGGTATTTGGGGAACTTTGGCTGTAGGCATCTTTGGTAATGGTAAATTTATGCCACAACTTATAGGTGTCTTAGTTATAGGTGCATTTGTTTTTACAACTTCATTTTTTGTGTGGAAAGTCTTGGATATGCTTTTAGGATTAAGAGTAGGTGAACAAGAAGAGACAGAGGGTCTTGATATACATGAACTTGGACTTGAAGCGTATCCAGAGTTTAAAAGACATTAA
- a CDS encoding P-II family nitrogen regulator, translating to MKKMEVIIKPFKLEDVKVALAEIGITGMTVFEVKGYGRQKGHSELYRGAEYTIDFIPKIKLDIVVNDEDVDKVVEVVINSAKTGKIGDGKIFISDIEKIVRIRTGETGSQAV from the coding sequence ATGAAAAAGATGGAAGTTATAATCAAACCTTTTAAGCTTGAGGATGTAAAGGTTGCTTTAGCTGAGATAGGTATTACAGGTATGACTGTGTTTGAAGTAAAAGGTTACGGAAGACAAAAAGGACATAGTGAACTTTATCGCGGTGCTGAGTATACAATTGATTTTATTCCAAAAATCAAACTTGATATAGTTGTAAATGATGAGGATGTTGATAAGGTTGTTGAAGTTGTTATAAACTCTGCAAAAACTGGAAAAATTGGAGATGGAAAAATCTTTATTTCTGATATTGAGAAGATTGTTAGAATCAGAACAGGTGAAACTGGTAGCCAAGCGGTTTAA
- a CDS encoding TorF family putative porin — protein sequence MKKVVISLLAAVATTGVYADSIVSGVKVSANIALTSNYIWRGMTQSENLPAIGGGFDLDYKGLYLGTWGSSVSYEGSDASMELDAYAGYKNEVYGVGYDIGYIYYAYPNDSQALNFSEAYLGLSYDFEVVEIGAKYNLGIKTDDGDLEDVYEAYVSLALPMDISLDASVGKYEHIGVYYLVGVTKTISSYDFSLAYTEMDFEASKTKKQDSVVATISASF from the coding sequence ATGAAAAAGGTAGTAATTAGTTTATTAGCAGCAGTAGCAACTACAGGCGTATATGCTGATAGTATAGTGTCAGGAGTTAAAGTAAGTGCAAATATAGCATTAACTAGTAACTACATATGGAGAGGTATGACTCAAAGTGAAAATTTACCTGCAATTGGGGGTGGATTTGACTTGGATTATAAAGGTCTATATCTTGGAACATGGGGTTCTAGTGTTAGTTATGAAGGAAGCGATGCTTCTATGGAACTTGATGCTTATGCAGGATATAAAAACGAAGTTTATGGAGTTGGGTATGATATAGGATACATTTATTATGCTTATCCAAACGACTCACAAGCGCTAAACTTTAGTGAAGCGTATTTAGGACTTAGTTATGATTTTGAAGTAGTTGAAATCGGAGCAAAATATAACCTAGGTATAAAAACTGATGATGGAGATCTAGAAGATGTGTATGAAGCTTATGTTTCTCTTGCTTTACCTATGGATATCAGCCTAGATGCAAGTGTTGGTAAGTATGAACATATAGGAGTTTATTATCTTGTTGGTGTTACTAAAACTATCTCTAGTTATGACTTTAGTCTTGCATATACTGAAATGGATTTTGAAGCTTCTAAGACTAAGAAGCAAGATAGTGTTGTAGCTACAATCTCTGCTAGTTTCTAA
- a CDS encoding ABC transporter permease, which produces MSLMIKKFFYIIFMLLLISIISFLAIHAAPNSFFAAGELNPNMTEEAIQQLKAVYGLDKSLTAQYLDWIKNILTLNFGISFVTGQDVSSEILKRLPITLIMNSIALVAVFIISLYLGIKAALEYEKKADYIIRQISLVSFSMPSFYLALLFIIFLSLNLNLFPIAGLHSIEPKEGFAYYTDMAWHLVLPVGVMIFVGLGSMIIYVRSLTLEILKSDYYFFALSRGLSQRQLLRYYILPNLLPPIITLLGLSLPGLIGGSVILESIFGIDGMGQLFFMSALSRDYPIIMGTLIITAFLTLLGNMIADLILLKLNPYIKRG; this is translated from the coding sequence ATCTCTCTTATGATAAAAAAATTCTTTTATATAATCTTTATGTTACTACTTATATCAATCATCTCATTTTTAGCGATTCACGCTGCACCAAATAGTTTTTTTGCAGCTGGAGAGTTAAATCCTAACATGACAGAAGAAGCGATACAACAGTTAAAAGCGGTATATGGCTTAGACAAATCTCTCACAGCTCAATACTTAGACTGGATAAAAAATATACTCACACTAAACTTTGGCATCTCATTTGTAACTGGTCAGGATGTTAGTAGTGAGATATTAAAGAGACTCCCTATCACACTAATTATGAACTCAATAGCTCTTGTTGCAGTCTTTATTATCTCTCTATATCTTGGGATAAAAGCGGCACTAGAGTATGAGAAAAAAGCAGACTATATTATCCGTCAAATATCTTTAGTCTCTTTTTCTATGCCATCTTTTTATTTAGCACTTTTGTTTATTATATTTTTATCTCTAAATCTAAATCTTTTTCCTATCGCTGGACTTCACTCTATTGAACCTAAAGAGGGATTTGCTTATTATACTGATATGGCTTGGCATCTAGTGTTGCCAGTTGGTGTTATGATATTTGTAGGGCTTGGAAGTATGATAATCTATGTCCGCTCACTAACTCTTGAGATACTAAAGAGTGATTACTACTTTTTTGCACTCTCTCGTGGGCTCTCACAAAGGCAACTGCTTCGCTACTATATACTGCCAAATCTACTACCTCCAATCATCACGCTTCTTGGATTATCTCTTCCCGGGCTTATTGGTGGGAGTGTTATTTTAGAGTCTATCTTTGGTATAGATGGAATGGGACAACTCTTTTTTATGAGTGCGCTGAGCCGTGACTATCCCATAATAATGGGAACTTTGATAATAACAGCTTTTTTGACACTTTTGGGAAATATGATAGCGGATTTGATTTTACTAAAACTAAACCCATACATCAAACGCGGGTAA
- the nusA gene encoding transcription termination factor NusA, whose amino-acid sequence MEKILDIVDAIAHEKGLQPDKVIEALKTAFIQTAKRVIDKRFAFEANIDKAKRSVDIVQTITVVADDDERLQDEEIAPAYISLTDAKEYDDQVELDDQLQIPHDLEEYGRTAASHLHREIEYHVQRLVEDELFNKYNSKIGTLVNGRVTSVDSNNATYIEVDEVRAVLPMKSRIKGEVFKKGDHLKAVVRRVIMDKENGIQIELSRTSPKFLEELLALEVPEIADGAVIIEKSARIPGERAKIALISTHPQVDAVGATVGVKGVRINAVSRELIGENIDCVEYTTIPELFISRVMSPAIISHVEIIKDENKEPQKAIITLPADQKSKAIGKSGINIRLASMLTGLNIELVENDEVTDEQGETQESKDGVGALEALFS is encoded by the coding sequence ATGGAAAAAATTTTAGATATTGTTGATGCTATTGCACATGAAAAAGGTCTTCAACCTGATAAGGTTATAGAAGCTCTAAAGACTGCTTTTATTCAAACTGCAAAAAGAGTTATTGATAAAAGATTTGCTTTTGAAGCTAATATAGATAAAGCAAAAAGAAGTGTGGATATTGTTCAAACTATCACAGTTGTAGCTGACGATGATGAGAGACTTCAAGATGAAGAGATTGCTCCTGCGTACATATCTTTAACTGATGCGAAAGAGTATGATGATCAAGTAGAACTTGATGACCAACTTCAAATCCCACATGACCTAGAAGAGTATGGAAGGACTGCTGCATCGCATCTTCATCGTGAGATAGAGTATCATGTTCAAAGGCTTGTAGAAGATGAGCTTTTTAACAAATACAACTCTAAAATAGGTACACTTGTAAATGGTCGCGTAACTAGCGTTGACTCAAACAATGCTACATATATAGAGGTAGATGAAGTTCGTGCAGTTTTGCCAATGAAGAGTCGTATAAAGGGTGAAGTATTTAAAAAAGGGGATCATCTAAAAGCTGTTGTTCGCCGTGTTATAATGGATAAAGAAAATGGTATCCAAATAGAACTATCTCGTACTTCTCCTAAATTTTTAGAAGAGCTTTTAGCACTTGAGGTTCCTGAGATTGCTGATGGAGCAGTCATCATTGAAAAAAGTGCAAGAATCCCAGGAGAGAGAGCTAAAATAGCACTCATAAGTACACATCCTCAAGTCGATGCAGTCGGTGCTACTGTTGGTGTAAAAGGTGTTAGAATCAATGCGGTTAGTCGTGAGCTTATAGGCGAAAACATTGACTGTGTTGAGTACACAACTATACCTGAGCTTTTTATCTCAAGAGTTATGTCTCCTGCTATTATCTCTCATGTTGAGATAATTAAAGATGAAAATAAAGAGCCTCAAAAAGCCATCATAACACTACCAGCTGATCAAAAATCAAAAGCCATAGGCAAGAGTGGTATAAATATCCGTCTTGCATCTATGCTAACTGGCTTAAACATAGAACTTGTAGAAAACGATGAAGTAACAGATGAACAAGGTGAAACACAAGAATCAAAAGATGGTGTTGGTGCACTAGAGGCACTGTTTTCATAA
- a CDS encoding HP0268 family nuclease → MDLKFARTDIETKPKKVDLDKLEASVEKEGSMIFYFDKENSHKDLLELQDHFEQKGKSFYMSEVKYGLSDGEYMYQVHIIS, encoded by the coding sequence ATGGATTTAAAATTTGCAAGAACAGATATCGAGACAAAACCAAAAAAAGTTGATTTAGATAAATTAGAGGCTAGTGTTGAGAAAGAGGGGAGTATGATTTTTTATTTTGATAAAGAGAACTCTCACAAAGATTTGCTAGAGCTTCAAGATCATTTTGAGCAAAAAGGTAAGAGTTTTTATATGAGTGAAGTAAAATATGGTCTCTCAGACGGTGAGTATATGTATCAAGTACATATTATTAGCTAA
- the miaB gene encoding tRNA (N6-isopentenyl adenosine(37)-C2)-methylthiotransferase MiaB, producing MSKKLFIETLGCAMNSRDSEHMIAELTEKEGYKSVSDFRDADLILINTCSVREKPVSKLFSELGVFNKKKKPDAKIGVCGCTASHLGEEIIKRAPYVNFVLGARNVSKISEVLHKDKAVEIDINYDESEFAFNDFRTSPYKAFINISIGCDKSCTYCIVPKTRGDEISIPDELILNEAQKAVDSGAKEIFLLGQNVNNYGRRFSGEHEKVNFTELLRRLSKIEGLERIRFTSPHPFHMDDEFIEEFATNPKICKSMHMPLQSGSTKVLKEMKRGYTKEWFLNRVEKLRKECPEVSISTDIIVAFPGESDEDFEDSLDVMRQVRFNQIFSFKYSARPETEAEHFTNTVDQSVASQRLTTLQNLHTEILDEINATSLGKTYRVYFEDLIQDYYVSGRSDDNIVIKVKGSDELLGQFRDVLITSISRTILEGEIVA from the coding sequence ATGAGTAAAAAGTTATTTATCGAGACTCTAGGTTGTGCCATGAACTCACGAGATAGTGAGCATATGATAGCTGAGCTTACAGAGAAAGAAGGTTACAAGAGTGTATCTGACTTTAGAGATGCTGATCTTATTTTGATAAATACTTGTTCAGTAAGAGAAAAGCCTGTCTCTAAACTTTTCTCAGAGTTAGGAGTCTTTAACAAGAAGAAAAAGCCAGATGCGAAGATTGGTGTTTGTGGTTGTACAGCATCGCATCTAGGCGAAGAGATTATAAAAAGAGCACCATATGTAAACTTTGTACTAGGTGCTAGAAATGTCTCTAAAATCAGTGAAGTTTTACACAAAGATAAAGCAGTTGAGATAGATATAAACTACGATGAGAGCGAATTTGCTTTTAACGACTTTAGAACATCCCCCTATAAAGCTTTTATCAATATATCCATCGGTTGTGATAAATCTTGTACATACTGCATAGTTCCAAAAACTCGTGGCGATGAGATCTCTATCCCTGATGAACTTATTTTAAATGAAGCTCAAAAAGCAGTTGATTCTGGAGCAAAAGAGATCTTTCTTTTAGGTCAAAATGTAAATAACTACGGACGTAGATTTTCAGGTGAACATGAAAAGGTAAACTTTACAGAGCTGCTTCGAAGACTTTCAAAGATAGAAGGGCTAGAGCGTATTAGATTTACATCTCCACACCCTTTTCACATGGACGATGAGTTTATAGAAGAATTCGCTACTAATCCTAAGATATGCAAATCCATGCATATGCCACTTCAAAGTGGATCTACTAAAGTACTCAAAGAGATGAAGCGAGGCTATACAAAAGAGTGGTTTTTAAATCGTGTAGAAAAACTTCGTAAAGAGTGCCCAGAGGTTAGCATATCTACTGATATTATTGTTGCTTTTCCAGGTGAGAGTGATGAAGATTTTGAAGATTCTTTAGATGTTATGCGTCAAGTTCGATTTAACCAGATTTTTTCTTTTAAATATTCGGCTCGACCGGAGACGGAAGCTGAGCACTTTACAAATACAGTTGATCAAAGCGTTGCATCACAAAGGCTAACAACCCTTCAGAATCTTCATACTGAGATTTTAGATGAGATAAATGCTACCTCTTTAGGAAAGACTTACAGAGTGTACTTTGAAGATCTTATCCAAGACTACTATGTGAGTGGTAGAAGTGATGATAATATTGTTATTAAAGTAAAAGGCTCTGATGAGCTTTTAGGACAGTTTAGAGATGTTTTGATAACATCAATCTCAAGGACAATCTTAGAGGGAGAAATAGTTGCTTAA
- a CDS encoding lysophospholipid acyltransferase family protein, with product MLKKLFRYIALIAVPFIASLFIRLLYLTNKKEFHAPSTIGDEPTIFACWHGELLMLPYLYSYYRKTPYAKVLISPHFDGLLISKTIKYFGLGTITGSTHKNAARVLLQAMKSLKVGYDIGITPDGPKGPRHEVADGIIVMSQKTKAKVVLVRILPTKFWKLKSWDKFIIPKPFGTIHFWASEPLDISGTGMEEARTFLKKRLDNYEK from the coding sequence TTGCTTAAAAAGCTGTTTCGTTATATCGCCTTGATAGCTGTACCTTTTATAGCGTCGCTATTTATACGCCTCTTATATCTAACAAACAAAAAAGAGTTTCATGCTCCTTCGACCATAGGAGATGAACCAACTATTTTTGCTTGTTGGCATGGAGAGCTTCTTATGCTTCCATATCTCTACTCTTACTACAGAAAAACTCCATATGCAAAAGTTTTAATATCGCCTCACTTTGATGGGCTGCTAATCTCAAAAACTATAAAATACTTTGGGCTAGGGACAATAACAGGATCTACACACAAAAATGCAGCAAGAGTTCTTTTGCAAGCTATGAAATCTTTAAAAGTTGGTTATGATATTGGAATAACACCTGATGGTCCAAAAGGTCCAAGACATGAAGTAGCAGATGGTATAATAGTAATGTCACAAAAAACAAAGGCTAAAGTTGTCTTAGTTCGCATACTTCCAACTAAATTCTGGAAGCTTAAGAGTTGGGACAAGTTTATAATCCCTAAACCCTTTGGGACCATACATTTTTGGGCATCAGAACCATTGGATATAAGTGGGACAGGGATGGAAGAGGCTAGAACTTTTTTAAAAAAGAGGTTAGATAATTATGAGAAGTAG
- a CDS encoding tyrosine-type recombinase/integrase, protein MKKSVSKKRVAFLEHLEDFRGYSDLTIKSYDEAIKEALRYVEIFEEDDKIIINLMPYRIKIAKLNPKSISKKLSAIRGFVEFLNDNEMSVFLKADESIKVAKTLPKPISHKHISEALQHADEYETLIVVMLYSLGLRISELAALKLSDISSEWIRVLGKGDKHRDVPLLKSTKKLIDDYLTKNSPKIFLFEANDERLSQNTLRYRVNKVFKRVGLKVSPHQLRHSYATELLNSSASIADVSELLGHSSMATTQIYTKLGSALKQQNYNKAHPLCGDE, encoded by the coding sequence TTGAAAAAGTCAGTAAGTAAAAAAAGAGTAGCGTTCTTAGAGCATTTAGAAGATTTTAGAGGCTACTCAGATTTGACCATAAAGAGCTATGATGAGGCTATAAAAGAGGCTTTAAGATACGTAGAAATATTTGAAGAAGATGATAAAATCATCATTAACCTTATGCCGTATCGTATAAAAATAGCAAAACTAAATCCTAAAAGTATAAGTAAAAAATTAAGTGCCATAAGAGGCTTTGTAGAGTTCTTAAATGATAATGAGATGAGTGTATTTTTAAAAGCAGATGAGAGCATTAAGGTGGCAAAAACTTTGCCAAAACCTATATCGCATAAACATATAAGTGAGGCACTACAACATGCGGATGAATACGAGACTCTAATCGTTGTGATGCTCTACTCCCTAGGGCTTAGAATATCTGAGCTTGCGGCTTTAAAATTAAGTGATATCTCAAGCGAATGGATAAGAGTCTTGGGTAAAGGAGATAAGCATAGGGATGTGCCACTTTTAAAATCAACTAAGAAACTTATAGATGATTATTTAACAAAAAACTCCCCAAAAATATTTCTTTTTGAGGCAAATGATGAAAGATTAAGCCAAAACACTCTAAGATATAGGGTTAATAAAGTCTTTAAAAGAGTGGGGTTAAAAGTGTCGCCGCATCAACTTCGTCACTCTTATGCGACAGAGTTACTAAATAGTAGTGCATCTATTGCTGATGTTAGTGAACTTCTAGGACACTCTAGTATGGCTACTACACAAATATATACAAAATTAGGCAGTGCATTGAAACAACAAAACTATAACAAAGCACATCCTCTATGTGGAGATGAATAG
- the tilS gene encoding tRNA lysidine(34) synthetase TilS: MLENSTLYQLRGKKNLLAFSGGVDSSALFFLLLNENIEFDIAIVDYKQREQSELEVSYAKGLASRYNLFCHTLEAPSIESNFEAKAREIRYDFFESLIRKHSYDNLITAHHLGDRFEWMLMQFCRGAGCAEMAGMQKLQKRDTYTLVRPLLHLDKSELYAYLKKSDIKYFEDETNRDKEIKRNYFRHRHTNVLLDKYLSGIKKSFEYLDADREALVPEIKIEHIKELTYFKSTNNTRSDIFIIDKILKTKSYMLSFAERELLREQSSLVVGREFLVCRMGEFVFVSPYLDAKTPMTKEFKEECRVIKIAPKMRPYLYKNRDTFAKVKELLL; the protein is encoded by the coding sequence ATGCTTGAGAATTCTACTCTGTACCAATTAAGGGGCAAAAAAAACCTCTTGGCATTTTCAGGCGGAGTTGATTCTTCAGCCCTTTTTTTTCTACTATTGAATGAAAATATAGAGTTTGATATCGCTATAGTTGATTACAAACAAAGAGAACAAAGCGAGCTAGAAGTTAGTTACGCTAAAGGGTTGGCATCAAGATACAATCTCTTCTGCCACACCCTTGAGGCTCCTAGCATTGAGTCTAACTTTGAAGCAAAAGCTAGAGAGATAAGATACGATTTTTTTGAGTCTCTTATAAGAAAACACTCCTATGACAACCTAATAACTGCCCATCACTTAGGCGATAGATTTGAGTGGATGCTGATGCAGTTTTGCAGAGGTGCAGGTTGTGCTGAGATGGCTGGAATGCAAAAGTTGCAAAAAAGAGATACCTACACTTTAGTTCGTCCACTTCTGCATCTTGACAAAAGTGAACTATATGCTTATCTCAAAAAAAGTGATATAAAATACTTTGAAGATGAAACAAACAGAGATAAAGAGATAAAAAGAAACTATTTTAGGCATAGACATACAAATGTTCTTTTAGATAAGTATCTAAGTGGCATCAAAAAGAGTTTTGAGTATCTTGATGCTGATAGAGAGGCACTTGTTCCTGAGATTAAAATAGAGCATATAAAAGAACTCACTTATTTTAAATCCACAAACAATACCCGCTCAGATATCTTTATAATAGATAAAATACTAAAGACAAAGTCTTATATGCTTAGCTTTGCTGAGAGAGAGTTACTTCGTGAGCAAAGTAGCTTAGTCGTAGGTAGAGAGTTTTTAGTTTGTCGTATGGGTGAGTTTGTCTTTGTATCGCCATATTTAGATGCAAAAACTCCTATGACTAAAGAGTTTAAAGAGGAGTGTAGAGTTATAAAAATAGCACCTAAGATGCGTCCATATCTCTACAAAAACAGAGACACTTTTGCGAAAGTAAAAGAGCTACTACTGTGA
- the rimO gene encoding 30S ribosomal protein S12 methylthiotransferase RimO — protein sequence MSNKLHIVSLGCTKNLVDTEVMMGKLQNFTLTDEQGEADVIIVNTCGFIDAAKEESINTVLSLHEARKEDSVLVMAGCLSERYKKDLAAQMPEVDIFTGVGDYDRIDELLQEKKSRFSDEVFLIDGSERVVTGSSYHAYIKLSEGCNQTCSFCAIPSFKGKLNSRNLDSIAKEVEGLVAKGYYDFSFVSQDSSSYLRDQNIKDGLSLLIQRIELIEGVKSARILYLYPSTTTISLLKNIAKSEIFHNYFDMPIQHINDEMLGLMKRGFGKEKTLQLLDFMKSLPGAYLRTSFIVGHPKETQEMFDEMTEFASSFGFDRINVFSYSDEETTPAYDMSDKVSEETISLRAQMLGDIASKVAKESLQKRVGQDTKIVIDKESDEHEYLLSAKELMWAPEIDGEIYVNDRTQDKELEFGKIYKAKITELIGDTLTATVDNSFGSGASVSQLISNTLTVEDKE from the coding sequence ATGAGCAACAAACTCCATATAGTCTCTCTTGGATGCACTAAAAACCTTGTCGATACTGAAGTTATGATGGGCAAACTTCAAAACTTTACACTAACTGATGAACAGGGCGAAGCTGATGTTATCATTGTAAATACTTGTGGTTTTATAGATGCGGCTAAAGAGGAGTCCATAAACACTGTTTTATCTCTTCATGAAGCAAGAAAAGAGGACTCTGTCTTGGTTATGGCAGGATGCCTTAGCGAGAGATATAAAAAAGACTTAGCCGCTCAAATGCCAGAGGTTGATATCTTTACTGGTGTTGGCGATTATGACCGCATCGATGAACTACTACAAGAGAAAAAGAGTCGTTTCTCAGATGAAGTTTTTCTTATAGATGGTAGCGAAAGAGTGGTTACTGGGTCTAGCTATCACGCCTACATAAAACTCTCAGAAGGGTGCAACCAAACTTGTAGTTTTTGTGCAATTCCCTCTTTTAAAGGAAAACTAAACTCCCGTAACCTTGACTCCATCGCAAAAGAGGTAGAGGGTTTAGTAGCTAAAGGTTATTATGACTTTAGTTTTGTCTCACAAGATAGCTCTTCATATCTAAGAGACCAGAATATCAAAGATGGTCTAAGTCTGCTTATACAGCGTATAGAGCTTATAGAGGGCGTAAAAAGTGCTAGAATCCTCTACCTCTATCCATCAACGACAACTATTTCACTTTTAAAAAACATAGCAAAGAGTGAGATTTTTCACAACTACTTTGATATGCCTATCCAACACATAAACGATGAGATGTTAGGTTTGATGAAAAGAGGTTTTGGCAAAGAAAAAACACTACAGCTTTTAGATTTTATGAAGAGCTTGCCAGGTGCATATTTGAGAACTAGTTTTATAGTTGGGCATCCAAAAGAGACTCAGGAGATGTTTGATGAGATGACGGAGTTTGCATCTTCGTTTGGTTTTGATAGGATAAATGTCTTCTCATACTCCGATGAAGAGACAACTCCAGCTTATGATATGAGTGATAAAGTCTCAGAAGAGACTATCTCTCTAAGAGCTCAGATGCTAGGCGATATAGCTTCAAAAGTAGCAAAAGAGTCTTTACAAAAAAGAGTCGGACAGGATACAAAAATTGTCATCGATAAAGAGAGTGATGAACATGAGTATCTTCTAAGCGCAAAAGAGCTTATGTGGGCACCTGAGATTGATGGTGAAATCTATGTAAATGATAGAACACAGGACAAAGAGCTAGAGTTTGGTAAAATCTATAAAGCAAAGATAACTGAACTTATAGGCGACACTTTAACTGCAACAGTTGACAACTCTTTTGGAAGTGGGGCTTCAGTCTCGCAACTTATAAGCAACACTCTAACAGTTGAGGACAAAGAGTAA